A DNA window from Setaria viridis chromosome 2, Setaria_viridis_v4.0, whole genome shotgun sequence contains the following coding sequences:
- the LOC117846608 gene encoding uncharacterized protein, with the protein MPVRMRGAAAFADDARELDRQMGCMAGIFQIFDRQRLITGSGRRAGRQAQKRLPPPSAPDNTVPKSSRNVPVQSSSTSKIVLEKTFSKCTTENSSLSIESSRASSSSSSCSSFSSLDGNKSVQQELPYINEELFVQRSLKRSPSLKETDMNTKPGHPNVGFRDIVKDSINRESGGLTVKTSVQEARRNGQYKDSPRPLLLSKSMDGTCIIGIDRSTKVPATVTESNRRLQEQSRFSCDDRRLLRPAETQESKRPSSRPKELPRLSLDSRKESLSPSSRQNNFSYKRTDDILLDTLRPQDSPSHRRANSVIAKLMGLEEATDATGVLTADNHETSRSPRPAQATQYENPSRSPRSTCQDSCMLQLKNESWVLRTKPSPRILTEAAPWRQQERSANNIKAQQCREAEGRPRTASVYADIERRLGGLDFLECNNKDFRALRILGALNAKDSKSQNDSNAGSVAVQRTGYDQATEPRDFQPPIVVMKPARTTKKPGVSLASVAPIAGLRSLRKLPVRDSSFNGTDDKIHLRMSRAQSKSEEPVSSASSPRPTGSSSPRNVQKKAESERRSRPPVSPKSPSKKSNEAVSPKGRIRSKPSQVKSHRDEVLPSAGSRISLAKQVDVSIMDCPKPPGVSSSFVQPCKVATTSSHKGPSILGSDQNIHSLDNIPSPVSVLDTSFYHKRISDSFKDGETHSSDECWNPNSLPDTPQSKASSEVNQIKPENLEFLIQKLEQLQSMNEEAANIKEVMASVAANKDHHYIYEILLASGLLHKELSFTALPGQLRPSSNLINPELFLILEQTKPDIASEFQTVSAAKKCSKPCTGKLHRRLVFDMVNETIAQKMNICRFRSQPVKFLQSRKLSGWQLFKDLCTEVDRLTKCSEEDENENMPVHEDITKDWMSFDTILHDMVLEIEKDIFKNLINEVIDGGATEKMQFGQWKLRRQLSFSSVNMAMQADSSAAPYSPHVVAGAFVKKYYHTLRYMREDAYKFYNDSSILGRSDSNGNIISVTTLDDIKVQLQSTDFTDCLIKLETVDSQPSHLDGVLILVAGSFTIDAVKQKFTQSFFLAPQGSGYFVLNDMLRIVRPSTEVKEVVANHDDVSIQSTTLPAEPETVSIKESTEPNIPPTENIMPVNDEVISPSTNAVSQVKNDAVVETCVKVVNKDIEKVSEATQAPPPAEKEVPKKTYASIVKTTRESIPPAPAAKPKPSPRPKPDQNAKKSVSSPSKPAQATNTAPPSEKNVSKTKSPDEPGYSVFVKNLPFEATVEMVGQEFSRFGAIKPGGIQVRKYQLDQFCFGFIEFESQHSMQAAIEESRVYFGSWESYVEEKRTKTRVVDGVVTRCDDNGAGSRFPSGRGGYNGDNYRGQGFRNNGYYNGGGNMRNDFRNQNEYSDRGRGPQGNGYLQNGNGYHRNRNGYHQNDGYHQNDGNQQRRPYNNGNGNGNGRAERGNGLKQQTPTPVAS; encoded by the exons ATGCCGGTGAGGatgcgcggcgccgcggccttcGCCGACGACGCGCGGGAGCTCGACCGGCAAATGGGGTGCATGGCCGGCATATTCCAGATCTTCGACCGCCAGCGGCTCATCACCGGGAGTGgccggcgcgccggccggcaggcgCAGAAGAGGCTGCCTCCGCCGTCAGCTCCAG ACAATACTGTTCCAAAGAGCAGCAGGAATGTCCCAGTTCAAAGTTCAAGTACTTCAAAGATCGTTCTG GAGAAAACATTCAGCAAATGTACGACTGAGAACAGCAGTCTTTCAATCGAATCATCAAGAGCTtcttcgtcctcctcttcaTGCTCATCCTTCTCGTCGCTTGATGGCAACAAATCAGTCCAACAGGAGCTTCCTTACATCAATGAGGAGCTCTTTGTGCAGAGGTCACTGAAGAGATCACCAAGTTTGAAGGAAACTGACATGAACACCAAGCCCGGGCATCCTAATGTCGGTTTCAGAGATATAGTGAAGGACTCCATCAACCGGGAATCCGGAGGCCTAACTGTAAAAACCTCGGTACAGGAGGCACGGAGAAATGGGCAGTACAAGGACTCACCAAGGCCGCTGCTGCTGTCCAAATCAATGGATGGAACCTGTATTATTGGGATCGATAGGAGCACAAAGGTTCCTGCAACTGTCACTGAATCTAACAGGCGTTTGCAGGAGCAATCACGCTTCTCATGTGATGACCGAAGACTCCTGCGGCCAGCCGAAACCCAGGAAAGCAAGAGGCCTTCTTCAAGGCCCAAAGAGCTCCCTAGATTGTCCTTGGACAGTAGGAAGGAGTCTCTGAGTCCAAGCTCACGCCAGAATAACTTCAGTTACAAGAGAACTGATGATATTCTCTTGGATACTTTGAGGCCTCAAGATTCTCCAAGCCATAGGAGAGCCAACAGTGTCATTGCCAAGCTAATGGGGTTGGAAGAAGCAACAGATGCTACAGGGGTGCTGACTGCTGATAACCATGAGACTTCAAGATCACCGAGACCTGCACAAGCCACTCAATATGAGAATCCATCACGTTCGCCCAGAAGCACTTGCCAGGATTCCTGCATGTTACAGCTGAAGAATGAGTCTTGGGTACTCAGAACCAAGCCTTCCCCAAGAATTCTCACAGAAGCGGCTCCTTGGAGGCAGCAGGAGAGAAGTGCCAACAACATAAAAGCACAACAATGTCGAGAAGCTGAAGGGAGGCCAAGGACTGCATCTGTCTATGCTGACATAGAAAGAAGGCTCGGGGGCCTCGACTTCTTAGAGtgtaataacaaggacttcaGGGCTCTCAGAATATTGGGGGCATTGAATGCAAAAGATTCTAAGAGCCAGAATGACAGCAATGCTGGATCAGTGGCTGTTCAGAGGACAGGGTATGATCAAGCCACCGAGCCCAGAGACTTCCAGCCTCCAATTGTGGTTATGAAGCCTGCAAGAACCACCAAGAAGCCTGGGGTTTCACTTGCTTCAGTTGCTCCAATTGCAGGCCTCAGAAGCCTGAGGAAGTTGCCGGTCAGAGATTCATCTTTCAATGGCACGGATGACAAGATTCATCTTCGGATGTCCAGAGCTCAATCGAAGTCAGAAGAACCTGTCAGCAGTGCCAGCTCACCGAGGCCTACAGGTTCATCAAGCCCCAGAAATGTGCAAAAGAAAGCAGAGTCCGAAAGGAGGTCTCGTCCGCCGGTCTCACCAAAATCTCCAAGCAAGAAGTCCAATGAAGCTGTTTCCCCAAAAGGACGAATAAGATCAAAGCCTTCTCAGGTGAAAAGCCACCGTGATGAGGTATTGCCGAGTGCAGGGAGCAGAATCAGCTTAGCAAAGCAAGTTGATGTCAGTATCATGGATTGTCCAAAGCCCCCAGGTGTCAGCTCATCATTTGTTCAACCATGCAAAGTTGCCACAACATCAAGTCACAAG GGTCCTTCAATTCTGGGTTCAGACCAAAATATTCATTCACTGGACAACATCCCGAGCCCTGTCTCTGTCCTCGACACATCCTTCTATCATAAAAGGATTTCAGATTCATTCAAAG ATGGTGAGACACATTCTTCGGATGAGTGCTGGAACCCAAACAGCCTGCCTGACACACCACAGTCTAAGGCGAGCAGTGAAGTCAACCAGATTAAACCAGAAAACTTGGAGTTCCTCATCCAGAAGCTTGAGCAACTGCAATCAATGAACGAGGAAGCTGCAAATATCAAAGAAGTCATGGCATCAGTTGCTGCAAATAAAGATCATCACTATATCTATGAGATACTATTGGCATCTGGTCTTTTGCATAAAGAACTTAGTTTCACAGCATTACCTGGTCAACTCCGACCATCAAGTAATCTGATCAACCCGGAGCTCTTCCTCATTCTTGAACAAACAAAACCAGACATTGCTTCAGAATTTCAAACTGTCAGTGCAGCTAAGAAATGCTCTAAGCCTTGCACAGGAAAGCTTCACCGAAGACTTGTGTTTGACATGGTAAACGAAACCATAGCACAGAAGATGAACATCTGCAGATTTCGAAGTCAGCCAGTAAAATTTCTTCAGTCAAGGAAGTTAAGTGGGTGGCAACTATTCAAGGATTTGTGCACTGAGGTTGACAGGCTAACAAAATGCTCCGAAGAGGATGAGAATGAAAACATGCCAGTACATGAGGATATCACAAAAGACTGGATGAGCTTTGACACCATACTACATGACATGGTTTTGGAAATCGAAAAGGACATATTCAAAAACCTTATCAACGAGGTCATAGATGGTGGGGCTACAGAGAAGATGCAATTTGGACAATGGAAGCTGCGGAGGCAGCTTTCTTTCAGTAGTGTAA ATATGGCAATGCAAGCTGATAGCTCGGCTGCTCCTTATAGTCCACATGTG GTTGCGGGTGCATTTGTCAAAAAATACTACCATACTCTCCGTTACATGCGAGAGGATGCCTATAAGTTCTATAATGACTCGAGCATTCTTGGTCGATCAGATTCTAATGGAAACATCATATCGGTAACCACACTGGAT GATATCAAAGTGCAACTTCAGTCTACAGACTTCACTGACTGTTTGATAAAGTTGGAGACTGTAGATTCACAGCCATCCCATCTGGATGGGGTGCTCATTTTGGTTGCTGGATCTTTTACTATTGATGCTGTGAAACAAAAATTTACACAGTCGTTCTTTCTTGCTCCACAAGGAAGTGGCTATTTTGTTTTGAATGATATGCTCAGAATTGTAAGGCCATCAACTGAGGTGAAGGAAGTTGTAGCTAACCATGATGATGTAAGCATACAGAGTACCACCTTGCCAGCTGAGCCAG AAACAGTTTCAATTAAGGAGAGTACAGAACCAAATATTCCACCTACAGAAAACATAATGCCTGTCAATGATGAAGTCATTAGTCCCTCTACAAATGCTGTTTCTCAAGTTAAAAATGATGCTGTTGTTGAGACATGTGTGAAAGTGGTTAACAAGGATATTGAGAAGGTATCTGAGGCCACTCAAGCTCCTCCTCCGGCTGAGAAGGAAGTACCTAAGAAGACTTATGCATCAATT GTTAAGACAACCAGGGAGAGCATACCACCTGCACCTGCTGCTAAACCCAAACCCAGCCCAAGGCCAAAGCCGGATCAAAATGCGAAGAAATCTGTGTCCTCACCTTCAAAACCTGCTCAAGCTACTAACACTGCACCCCCAAGCGAGAAGAATGTGTCTAAAACCAAATCCCCTGATG AGCCAGGGTATTCAGTTTTTGTCAAGAATTTGCCTTTTGAAGCAACTGTTGAAATGGTTGGGCAAGAGTTTAGCAGGTTTGGTGCTATTAAACCTGGTGGTATACAAGTCAGAAAATACCAG CTTGATCAGTTCTGTTTTGGCTTCATTGAATTTGAGTCTCAACATTCCATGCAAGCAGCAATTGAG GAATCTAGAGTTTATTTCGGCTCCTGGGAATCATATGTTGAGGAAAAAAGAACTAAAACCCGAG TTGTTGATGGTGTTGTCACTCGTTGTGACGACAATGGGGCTGGCAGTCGGTTCCCGTCAGGCAGAGGTGGTTACAATGGTGACAACTACAGGGGACAGGGCTTCCGGAACAATGGCTACTACAACGGTGGTGGTAACATGAGGAACGACTTCAGGAACCAGAATGAGTATTCAGACCGTGGCCGAGGGCCTCAAGGGAATGGCTACCTGCAGAACGGTAACGGCTACCACCGGAACAGGAACGGCTACCATCAGAACGATGGCTACCACCAGAACGATGGTAATCAACAGCGACGCCCCTACAACAATGGGAATGGGAATGGAAACGGGAGGGCTGAGCGCGGCAATGGTCTCAAGCAACAGACACCAACACCGGTTGCTTCGTAG